TCATCTGCCATTCCTCTGTTCGCAGCCACACCCCATACCGGAGAAGAGGGCAGCTTTTACGTCGCCTTATGGGATACGGCTAGAGTTTAACCTCGTGATGGCTCCACCTCTGTCACAACAATATATAGCCACGGTGTTCCTCTCCATATTTACTGGAACACTGAGTTAGCTAAGCTTGAAGCTATAGTGCCGTAGGACCATACGCTGAGGTGAGTGTCCTGAGGTTCTTTCCCTGGACTTACGTAGCTAACTAGCTGTAATAGAGCCCAATGAATGTCTTCATGTGACGTGTTATTGGAAAGTTGAAGTAGGCTGTGCTCGATTGAGCTAAAGCTACAGGGCAAATGAGCAGCATTTATAGCTAGCGAATTCGGCGGTTCACTTTCGGAGTGCAGACTTAAGGAAATGGCAGTGTGTTTGTGACAGTATTAGACACACTTTATTTAGTTCGCGTTTGAACGTCATCGTGTTAGCTAGCGCGCGTAGCTAAGGCATTGTATTCAAAATGAAAGCATCAGTCATCTGAGTCCTCATGTCAGTCAGACGTGATTCTGTCTCCAGTACTTTTGGCTTGCCGTTTTATCTTAGCCCAGGCAAGTTCTGACTGAAGCATCTGACTGAATTTTGTGAGCATGTAGGGCCTGGCGTGGATTTTTTCCCCCTAGTTAGGTAAACAAGGCTATGGAGGGCGTAGACCGAGAGTGCTCAAGAGACTCGACTTCTAATTTCAAACATCCTGTCGTGTTGTCAAACATTCAGTTCTACTCTCTGTAGTACATTTGCATTCTGTTATGAAGCTTGCGTTCGCCTCTCAAGGGTTCCAGCATATTATATACTGTACCTTGTATCTTTCCCTCTTCCAGTGGGGTCGGaaatattgacttataaagTATCATGAAGATATGTTCCTTGGGTAGGAGAACAGTGTTTTAATTTTGTAATGTGTATTGTCCTTGCGTTTTCTTTATCACTTCAATATTACTATGCTACATTGGGCTTAATGGTCTAATGGACTCATTTGTGTTTCTTCCTTAGAATTTGATCAAAAATGGAGTCTTTGTCAGTGGCAAACACACATTTTGCCCTTGACCTGTTCAAGAAGATCAGGGAAAGCAACAAAAAAGGCAATGTGTTCTACTCTCCACTCAGCATCTCCTCTGCGCTGGCCATGGTGTCTCTAGGAGCTGCAGGCAACACTGAAGCTCAGATGTCTGAGGTTAGAACTTATGCTTTGAATTTGAGCAGTGCATCGTCCTTGTTTAACAAGCATAGATATCACTTTTCTTGTCTGGGATAAAGATCTTAAAGCCagcttttagattttttaaatcaaGAAAAGTTTAATCTAAAActaatgtttcctttttttccttttcgtGCAAAGTTTTGATGTGTTGTGatgagatgtgaggttttcttccgaccaCAGCGATTTCTGTTAGTTGGGATCTAATAACAGATTTAGGCTAGTTCAAAGATTAAGCTTTACAGCGCAAATTGATAGTCTTAAAAATAAGTTTCTCAGTAGGTCTTGGATGTATTATTAGAGCTTACATATTTTTTAATGCAGAACATTTCATGGTGGTTCTATAAGCTTTTAAAAAGCTCCTTACATTCTCACACATGGGATATATAAAATGGTCTTTAGATAACTATTAGTTAAAAAGATCTTTTAGGAATcagaagtgttttgtttttttacttcattGCCACACAGAACCCTATTTGGCAcgtttatttaaaaagtgtttctCATTTTACTCCCCTGAAGCCTTCTGATGACTCAACCTTAGATACACCCATCTGGCCAAACCCTGGTTGTCTCAACTCTTTCATCATACTGTCTTCAGCTGAAAGTGATAAAGTGACATGGTTACAAAAGGCGTAATGCTTAGACAGCTCATGGTTCCCAAAAGGAATCTGACCTTTGGTACATGTACAGCAtactgtgaatgtgtgtatactGTCATTCAGTCATTTACTTCTAACTATGTTATGTTCCTATAGCAACATCACCTATGTAACAAGCACATCTCTGTCTACCATAAAATGTCTTATCTATCTCAGGGTTAGTCGCTGATAGTTTAGTTTGTTGCCATTGGTTTGAGTGGGCAAGCCTTGGTCAGATCGTAATTATTGCACACAGGGGTGAGGAGAAGAGAATTTCTTGAAGTAACTAGCCATGTGTACGTTGACTCTGAGTTGTTCAAtacagaaatgtttgttttatttaacctCAGATTACACTGACAAAATCTCTATCTTTGGTGATAGCTACAGCAGCAATATTACTaatagcattaacattacaagACAATGAAATTTTGCAGATTAAATTTTTTACAGACaaacttttaattaattaattgtttaTTGAAATTTTATAAATGATTTTATAAATGAACTTACAGCCTCAGTCTCATTTCTGGAAATGGCAAATATGAATCACAGCTGATGCATACAGACGTTTCAGCCATAATGCAGAagttgtattgtactgtacccTGCACCCCTGTGGGAATTCTCTAATATTGAATACTAGGGAAACATTTGAGTCTCAACAAATACAAGATGCAATATTTTAACATGGCttatttaatatgtttattcAGAAAGTGCCAAGCCATTTATGTGCATGCTTAGTCAGTGCTATCACATGTTGTTGCAAAACTCTGCTCATGTAGGCAAACCACAGGTCATCATAAAAGGTAGTACAGAGCAAGGTGTGGCCTCCTTAATTCCTGTTAGATCAGATTTCTAgtctcatttttttaatgtgaactGGAACGCAGGTTATGAACGTCTGTTTTTGTAATACAGACCTGGAAGAGAATATGTGCCTGTGTAACTAATATGTAATATGAGTTAAGTGAACATAAGTGGTTCCCAATTTTTACTCAATATTGTGCTATAGGTCTTATGCTTCAACAAACCAGTGAAGCCTGAACCTGCCCAAGCAGCAACTGTTCAACAGGCTCAGAAAGCCCAGAAGGCCCAGAAAGCCCATTTGCCAGAAGCACTACAAAAACAGGTTGCTGGATATGAATATTCACCAATACCCATGGTGAAAGGGATTTATTACGGGAATAACATTGGTGATAGCAGGACTTTATGGCATGCATTGGTGCTTTTTATTTTGGTGGCGGATAACTGggattttcagtgtttgttacCATTTCCTTTCAGGTTTGCTCATAGCTTACATATTTAACAAGGATATAAAGATAAGGGTGTATTGTTGTATATACAGTTATCTATACTGTATTATAAGCATGTGCTTTGCATTTTACAGGTCTGGGGgttaataaaagatattagGCTTGCTAAACATTAACCCTGTGAGGTCCATCATTGTGCTGGCTGAATTTGTATATCTTTCTTGAGGTTAATAATAAAGGAGTAACACTTGTCTTTAATTTTTCTCAACATCTTCTGCCTTTATAACTAAAATTGTGTCCATTTTTTACATGCACTCActtacttttaaaatgtatccACTACCCCCTAGTCTTTACACTTCAGAAAAGCCAAGGATGACATCCACATTGGCTTCAACAAGCTCACAACCAAACTGAACAAACCAGGAGCTCCATACGCCCTCAGCTTGGCCAATCGGCTTTATGGAGAGAAGACCTACCGATTTGTGGAGGTAAGATGTTTCTTTACAAGAAGTGTTTGGCTCGATCACTGAGAATCACTCTCTAGACAAGCTATGCAAGTACTGGCTAAACATTAATACATGCTAAAACCAAGCATGCtagaacacatacacacaattcTCTGCATGGCAAAACATTGGATCACTGCTGAGGGGCCAACCACTGATGACGCACCCTTACGTAAACCTCTAATACCATTGTTGTAAGCGTTGTAAGCGTTACAAGGGTTGTAAGCGCAGAGAAGTGCAGTTTTCAGACAGATGTGTTTCACAGGATACGCCTGCTATTATATAGGTGCTATTAGTCAAATCCAGTGATCAGTCATTGCTGTGTGTTCTTTTGTTATAGAAATTTCTAGGtgatacaaaaacacaataccATGCTGAGCTGGAGACCGTTGACTTTAAATCAAATGCAGAGGCTGCTCGTGTAAATATTAATACATGGGTGGAGAAACATACACAAGGTAAGTACTCTTCcaaaatttttttatattttgttttttactttctttgtaATTGTAGAAGATGATTCATGAGGAGGCATATGTGACAAAGAATCCTAAAGAAGACTTTAtctcattttttttcactttatcaAACATTCCCAATAATCACAAAGCTAGATACTAGTCAGCTGGCTCAAACTTTACACAAAAAATTCTATATACTGGCAAATTGATCCACAAGCACCTCTACTAAACCTAGCAATTAACAGATGAGTAAAACCaggtcaccaaactgtgctggacatcaGCCCTCCAGGTCTGAAGTTGAATAACTATAATATACAACATAATCTGCAAagaatcagattttgtcataCAAcaccacaacccccccccctcccaaaaaaaaaaaaacccaaaagcaGAGAAAATATGGACCATACCTTGTCAGAAGAGCCATTATTTGTGGCACATCCAAAATGTAGTTCCTCTTAAAATGTTTCAGAATGTGCCTTTAACAGTAACTTCTGAAATGTCTTGTCAAATATAGAAAAGATCAAGGACTTGCTGGCAAAAGGAGATGTTGACGATTTGACCAGACTTGTCTTGGTGAATGCCATCTACTTTAAGGGCAACTGGCATAAGAAGTTTGAAAGCACTGCGACCAGACAGGTTCAGTTTCAGCTGAACAAGGTAACTGGGGCCCATACACTCCAAAAAACACCCACTTAATGAACAAATAACCACAGCTGGATGAGTGtggttagtatagtgtagtgggtaactcctctgccttctacactataGACTGAGGTTCAATTCCCCACCTGGCCAAGCACCCTAttctgtaccaataagagtccaaGATTCATAACAttgcctttgcctacctgtgtaaaacgattaaattgtaagtcattttggataagagtgtctgccaaattcCACAAATGAATATGCACAAGGATctttattagtgttttttaatTGGTCTTCAAGTGAAGTGTTTTATGTGAGCCCTCAGAAAGATAAGCAAGCAAGTGAACTAAAGTGTTTACTTCGGTAGTAGAGCttgcccagaaatcattgtgacctgatggacaaatctgtgTGAAAGCCATAGCGTAACTAGTTTGTTGCTGATACAACTATATCAGTTACCATGCTACTTTCCAAAGCACTTTCCAAAAAGAAAGGCACTACACCATGGTTCCGCAATAAGACAAAACATTGTCATACATGCTATGTAAGTTAAATTCAGGCttctcaacaacaacaacaaaaaaaaacattttccattgAAAAGTTAGATTGGCTCACTGTTCTTttctcaccatcactgtgataCACATTCAAGTGTTGAGTCGAAGTGGGTGAGGGTCTTTGACACCTCAAGAAAATGTGGCACTGATGCAGAGCTCTAGCATTCATTTTGTaagaaactgttttttttttttttgtttgtttgttttgttttttttttccatggccacatgttTGCACagcaataatataataatacttAATTTGTATACTGTAGTTTCCTAAACCCAAGGTCATTTTACTGAGCATCAAATAAATAAGTCACATATCACAAAGCAAAATGGCAAAGATACTACAGCACAGTATATACTTTTAAGGGTTGATGATTATTCAAATTTAGCTGACTGTGGAGGTCAGAGGAAAGCAATGTTCCCATAGTTCAgataaaatcaaaacaatttCTTATGTACTTTACTGTTTCTTTTCTAGGTATATTAATGCAGTTTTGTTTTGCCACACAGAAAGACACTAAGCCAGTTCAGATGATGCACCAGAAAGCAAAGTTTGACCTGGCTTATATCCCTGAAATGGAATGCCAGATTCTAGAAATGCCATATGTGGGAAATGAACTTAGCATGCTAATTATGCTACCTAAAGAGATTCAGGATGACACTACTGGGCTTGAGAAGGTAAAGTATAAAATGGCTGAATTAATGTAAATCTGGGTAATTGATACATAAGGCAAACTGGTGGACAACAGATTAGTGCCATTCACATTGACTTTAAACATGTGCAATCATTTGGAATTTTATTTTCTCAGCTTGAGCAAAACCTCACCTATGAGAACTTCATGGAGTGGACACAGCATGATATGATGGACCatgtggaggtggaggtggctTTGCCTCAGTTCAAACTGGAAGAGACCTATGACATGAAGGGGCTACTCATCAGCTTGGGCATGGTGGATGCCTTCGACCCAATCAAGTGTGATTTTTCACACATGTCTCCGTGCGATGATCTGGTGCTGTCCAAGGTGGTGCATAAGTCTTTTGTGGAGGTGAATGAGGAAGGTACAGAAGCAGCTGCGGCTACTGCAGTCGTCATGATGTTGCGGTGCGCCATGCTACGCCCAGAGAGGTTTGTTGCAGACCACCCATTCCTCTTTTTCATCAGACACAATGAAACTAAAAGCATTCTGTTCTGTGGGCGGTTCTGTTCTCCTTAAACTGCCTGATGTATTAATCACATATTTACTACTGGTCTTTTCAGGAAATGTCAGCATGTGCAGTGGAAAACGAATGTATTAGTCTGTTTATAAAGTTGTTAAACAATACTATGCTGAGGAAGACATGATAAACATCAAGAATGAAAagcaattttctgtttttattaatgaacTCCTGTGGCCGCTTTCGTGAAATCCTAAGTATTTCTTCTGAAGCTAAATGcttaatcactttttttttttttacacagctcAATTAAGGTAAAGAGGGAAAATTTAAAGCTGAGTTTCACTTAAGATGCTTTAAGGCAGTGATCCCTGGTCTTACTAGTGTGCCTCATCCTATATGCCTGTGCCTTAATCCTACTATATAATCTGTAGCTTTAAGCTGAAATGCCTTATGTGGTTAACAAGAGTGATGTGCAGTTGTCACTATTTTATGCCATGAAATGAAGCACTGTTTAACTGAACCTTTTgactaataaaaaatacatgaaatttCTCTGTCATTTCTTTTACTTCTGAAACAATGGAAACCTCTCAATATTAAGAGTACAacagaagaaaagcagaaattcTTGTTTATTGCTGTGGAATGATAATTCTTAAATACAGTGTTCACTACTTTTTTGGCCTGCTAAAGCACTTTTTGGACTGAAAATTAGAGTGATGGCCCTTTTTTAGATGGTCAGTTTGTGTGCAACTACATGCTGTGCTGTATGCTACAATTAGTAGTATATGTAGCAACCAATCACAAGGTCCAAGCACTTGAATATACAACTTTTCATCACCAACTTGCATCTTGTTCATCATAAGATGCATCAGCTTTTTGTTAATGTGAATAAGGCTGCAGTGAGCAGAGCAGTTGTTAGAGTGTGGATGGCAACATGCAGTAATATTCTATGCATAAATATTCTCGCACACTTAAGTAAGTCTGTCTTCTGTGCTTTTTGAATAATTGGCATAGTGGTCATAACATAATAGCAGAATAAAACATTGATGaagtaataaaattaagttCAAATTAGCATGCTATTCTGCATAGTTCCTAAAGCAATGGTCAAATTTATACAATGGTCAAGCCTTATGACAGCTAAAAATGCATTATACATGTGTTTTAtaattgtatgttttgttttcattatgaACCCAATCAGCTGAAAGGAACTAGGCCCTACCAGTTCACTACAGATGTTTGTGAGCCAGATTATTCCAGTATAATCACAGAACTACACAGCATACATTTAGGTACCCCCACAAGTCCAGTAGGTGGCAGCATCACTCAATTCATTTCCCAAAGCAAAAACTTGAAAGTGAATGTGTACTACACCTGACATGAATAGCTTTCCCCACCATTCACCTTCTGGAATGATCTTCAATGCAGGTTCTGGTTCTCCAAAAACAATGTTTACTTCAtagatttatatataaattgtgtgtgtgtgtgtatgtatgtatatgtatatataatatcaatcattatgagcacctccttttttctgtgctcattgtctaTATTGTCCATCTattataggtgcactttgtagttcttcaattacagactgtagtccatcaggttctctgcattctttgttagcccctttttaccctgttcttacCCTGAGCCAATTAAATCCATTTGAGAGTCATCTGATGAGCTCATTGTCAATTTTATcatccacttactatataggtgcaccttgtagttctacagttacagactgtaatctgtctgtttctctgcatactgcATACATCTCCcatttatcctgttcttcagtggtcaggaccccatggaccctcacagagcagttaCTTTTTGGGAGGTGGTCACAGGATGGTGCCCACacgatgctgttggctggatgtttttggttggtgaactattctcagtccaacagtgacacaggtgtttaaaaactccagcagcactgctgtgtctgatccactcgtaacagcgcaacacacactaacaccatcACTACCACCACgtgttactgcactgctgagaatgatccaccatccaaatagtacctgctctgtgagggtccctggggtcctgaccactgaagaacaggataaatgggagataacaaagtatgcagagaaacagacagactacagtctgtaattgtagaccttcaaggtgcacctatatagtaagtggatgataaaatggacaatgagctcATAATCAGATGACTCTCAAATAGATTTAATTGGCTCATAACAGGTATTGCACAAAACGTTGCGGAGTTCATGCTGACATTAATGCAAAAGGGTGACGTACCAAAAGCTAGGAACTTCTGTAATATGCAAGTATTCAGAGGACTTATAATTTGCACTATTAtgataatataatttgtaaCAAAACTatgtattaaattagaaaagactgcaaaataaaagcatttttactAGTTTTCAAGTATCTTCAACAGAGGTgtcataaacatttaaacacaccTCAGATTCTGGTTACTTCTGGTTAACAAAGAAAGTTTAGCCAGCATTAGTAATGAAAGAAGAACAAGGACTCGTCACTGGACTCTAATCTATGTACGACTGAGTAAGATTAggaaactaaaactaaaactgctTGCTTTATAAAAGTTACACCACTCCACCTCTTCAGCTCTACCAGTATTTCAGTTAGCCAAGTATTGAAACTTAAGAGTGAAGTACGAAACTCACATTTGCATAGGCCTGGTTTAGCTGTGCCCAGAATAGTGCAGCTCTATAACCAGATGTTCATCATTCTCCAGAGTATTCAACAGAACACACCAAGCAGCTTTATACAGCCTGTAaatcaatattaatattactaatattatttatgtaatatttattcatattaaaaTGGTTTTAATTGATATTTGGCAAAGCAGTCCTCCCAAAAGTCCTCAACAAGACAAATTAGTGTAAGGCACTTTCTTCCTTGGACTGAAGAGGTGATATTGCATGGCTAATGTAAGGGTCACTGAATAATAGAATACCTAAAGGGAATGTTGACttattgttatttatgtttttttttttattggggCATTTAATAGCCTGATCAAGTTGATGATGGGGGTATATTAACGAAGGctgggtttcccaaaagcatcttattACAAAGACGACTCTTAAATGATGAATCTCTTGAATGGTGCAAGCATCACTCTGAACATTCACTTTAGCAGTTTAGATGATTTTGGGAAATGGAGcatatttattttgtcatgtagtatttatttttcatagcGTAGTTTATATTTGATCTTACATCCACCCTTCATGGTTCATGGTGCTATTTGTGCTGGTGAATGTGGAGTGTGAATTAAAAAATAGGCCCTTAAAACTGGCTGAACCTGGGACATTGTCCTCTCATGTATATAGGAGAGTGTGTGCTTTCAGGGAAGATCACTGGGATATATGAAGAGATCATTTCCAATGCAGCATTAAAATGAAGTGATTCTTATTACAACTGTCTCACTCAGTGACTACTGAGAATTCTTCCAGTGCTCTGGATAGCCATTTTATTAGTACACCCTTGGGGATTTCTTCAAAACACACTGCAGCGACTCAGCAGGTGTTGTCATGGCTCAGCGATCAGCCATCTATTTATAAAACAGAG
This portion of the Pygocentrus nattereri isolate fPygNat1 chromosome 24, fPygNat1.pri, whole genome shotgun sequence genome encodes:
- the LOC108431065 gene encoding leukocyte elastase inhibitor-like isoform X1, with the translated sequence MESLSVANTHFALDLFKKIRESNKKGNVFYSPLSISSALAMVSLGAAGNTEAQMSEVLCFNKPVKPEPAQAATVQQAQKAQKAQKAHLPEALQKQSLHFRKAKDDIHIGFNKLTTKLNKPGAPYALSLANRLYGEKTYRFVEKFLGDTKTQYHAELETVDFKSNAEAARVNINTWVEKHTQEKIKDLLAKGDVDDLTRLVLVNAIYFKGNWHKKFESTATRQVQFQLNKKDTKPVQMMHQKAKFDLAYIPEMECQILEMPYVGNELSMLIMLPKEIQDDTTGLEKLEQNLTYENFMEWTQHDMMDHVEVEVALPQFKLEETYDMKGLLISLGMVDAFDPIKCDFSHMSPCDDLVLSKVVHKSFVEVNEEGTEAAAATAVVMMLRCAMLRPERFVADHPFLFFIRHNETKSILFCGRFCSP
- the LOC108431065 gene encoding leukocyte elastase inhibitor-like isoform X2: MESLSVANTHFALDLFKKIRESNKKGNVFYSPLSISSALAMVSLGAAGNTEAQMSESLHFRKAKDDIHIGFNKLTTKLNKPGAPYALSLANRLYGEKTYRFVEKFLGDTKTQYHAELETVDFKSNAEAARVNINTWVEKHTQEKIKDLLAKGDVDDLTRLVLVNAIYFKGNWHKKFESTATRQVQFQLNKKDTKPVQMMHQKAKFDLAYIPEMECQILEMPYVGNELSMLIMLPKEIQDDTTGLEKLEQNLTYENFMEWTQHDMMDHVEVEVALPQFKLEETYDMKGLLISLGMVDAFDPIKCDFSHMSPCDDLVLSKVVHKSFVEVNEEGTEAAAATAVVMMLRCAMLRPERFVADHPFLFFIRHNETKSILFCGRFCSP